Proteins co-encoded in one Erinaceus europaeus chromosome X, mEriEur2.1, whole genome shotgun sequence genomic window:
- the LOC103108542 gene encoding protein phosphatase inhibitor 2-like — translation MAASTASQRPLKGILKNSSTTSSVVPVSDQPGRSVDEDRSKKTQKWDEMNILATYHPADKDYGLMKIDEPSTPYHAMVSDDEDVLSDTERTETLTPDVLAKKLAAAEGLELKYRLHEQESSGDEDSDLSPEEQERKRQFEMKRKLHYNEAINLKLARQLLSDDEEDEEILQVITAPGTSMEGPTQSFAIDEQPQNSSQSS, via the coding sequence ATGGCTGCCTCAACCGCCTCTCAACGCCCCCTCAAAGGGATCTTGAAGAACAGCTCGACCACTTCCTCGGTGGTGCCTGTGTCCGACCAGCCAGGCAGAAGTGTAGACGAAGATCGAAGTAAAAAGACCCAGAAGTGGGATGAAATGAACATTCTTGCAACATACCATCCAGCAGACAAGGACTACGGCTTAATGAAAATCGATGAACCTAGCACCCCTTATCATGCTATGGTAAGTGATGATGAAGATGTACTGAGTGACACAGAACGAACTGAAACTTTGACCCCGGATGTCCTTGCTAAGAAGTTAGCTGCTGCTGAAGGCTTAGAGCTAAAATACCGACTTCATGAACAGGAAAGTAGCGGAGATGAAGACAGTGACCTATCACCTGAAGAGCAAGAAAGAAAACGACAGTTTGAAATGAAAAGGAAGCTTCATTACAACGAAGCAATAAATCTTAAACTAGCCAGACAACTGCTTTCCGATGATGAGGAAGATGAAGAAATATTGCAAGTTATAACTGCACCAGGCACAAGTATGGAAGGACCAACTCAATCATTTGCTATAGATGAACAACCTCAAAACAGTTCACAGAGTTCATAG